In Aspergillus flavus chromosome 3, complete sequence, one genomic interval encodes:
- a CDS encoding putative HLH DNA binding domain protein — protein sequence MSSMTDDISRRYSLPSVRSIANAPNATEMTDDRRLPPLPRVDPLPRGPFNPLASKIFAPSPPSSQESFPVKSPFPASEHIVTPPSPANSADSSWPESLPSQKMFEWPQDLSSADLVNLIAPKHINRKPPLQQLCGRKRKGSMVTGECDDQREKHRIAEGNRRKNLSQLHRELDSRIHDFFLERAGWNPSKSLPESKEHIVQGAIFLIDFMLLIIVHLIRQENEMPRQLSEKLQPQIRCMQLQQLIANLQQQNQSAQQQIKSLKQENQLLEERNQALELQLKSYEHMFRSHKTEQPSPQPLTQFSDSRPRNMLPGLRVFCDEIAVNGTEASRFDPPHTGSSQSFSQSFLSHSPPMTGPSSPVFTQSTFSVPASRRQSIIPSP from the exons ATGAGTTCGATGACTGATGACATCTCACGGCGCTACTCTCTTCC AAGCGTCCGTTCTATCGCCAACGCTCCTAACGCAACAGAAATGACTGACGACCGTCGGTTACCGCCCCTGCCCCGCGTAGACCCTTTGCCTCGCGGGCCATTCAATCCTTTGGCCTCCAAGATCTTCGCCCCTAGCCCTCCCAGCTCTCAGGAATCATTCCCTGTCAAGTCGCCGTTTCCAGCATCCGAACACATTGTTACGCCCCCCTCGCCTGCCAATTCAGCCGATAGCTCATGGCCCGAGTCTCTGCCTTCTCAGAAGATGTTTGAATGGCCCCAGGATCTTTCTTCGGCCGACCTCGTGAACTTGATCGCCCCAAAGCATATTAACCGCAAGCCTCCTCTGCAGCAACTGTGTGGCCGAAAGCGTAAGGGGAGCATGGTCACGGGCGAATGTGACGACCAGAGGGAGAAGCACCGCATTGCAGAGGGCAACCGACGAAAGAACTTGAGCCAGTTACACCGTGAACTGGACAGTCGTATTcatgacttcttccttgaaCGGGCCGGGTGGAATCCATCTAAGAGTCTTCCCGAGTCGAAGGAACACATTGTGCAGGGTGCCATTTTCCTCATCGATTTCATGCTTCTGATCATTGTCCACCTTATTCGCCAGGAAAATGAGATGCCTCGGCAGCTATCTGAGAAGCTTCAGCCTCAGATCCGGTGTATGCAGCTTCAGCAGTTGATCGCCAATCTCCAGCAGCAGAATCAGTCCGCTCAGCAACAGATCAAGTCCTTGAAGCAAGAAAACCAGCTATTGGAGGAGCGTAACCAGGCGCTTGAGCTCCAGCTGAAATCCTATGAACACATGTTCCGATCGCACAAGACCGAACAGCCAAGTCCCCAGCCTCTTACCCAGTTTTCCGATTCGAGGCCGCGCAACATGTTGCCTGGCCTACGTGTTTTCTGCGACGAGATCGCTGTGAATGGCACGGAGGCCTCCCGCTTCGACCCGCCACACACCGGGTCTTCCCAGTCCTTTTCGCAGAGCTTCCTTAGCCATTCACCCCCAATGACCGGGCCTTCGTCCCCGGTCTTCACACAATCGACTTTTTCGGTTCCCGCGTCGCGGCGCCAGTCCATTATTCCGTCACCATGA